The genomic stretch TCTTCCTCGTCCATATGGATAACGCCTTCGCCTTCATCACATGCGTTAGGTGGGGCGTTTGGATCAAGGGTATCATCTTTATCTGGTGTGGTATTGGCTACGTTTTTTGCAGCGTCTTCTTGGGTTTCATCAAAAAGTTCACAATCTATTTTTGTGGTGTAACCACCTGTTTTATCAAGCTTGTGTTTGACGCTTTTGATGCGCCATTCTGCTGGAATATAGGGGCGGAAAGGGGGCTCATGAACAAGCTTTGCTTCTGCTTGCACAAAGGGATCACCACCAATATCACATGAGAAAGAAGATTTCCCACGTGATGATTTGTTGCGATAAGCAGCAATAGCCGCAACAGCTTCTGATTGATTGTGGTAGGTGTATTTGAGTTCATGAAACGGTGCTTGACCAACCTTGACTTCCTTTTTTTCACCAGTGCGGATATCATGATAGGTGGCAAGTACACCGCCCTTTTTCTCTTCTTCTTGCTCTTGATTTTCAGGTGTTTTGGCTTCCGTCTCTGCTTTAGGCAAATTGGGGGCGTCACTTTTATCCATATGGATCACATCTTCGCTGTCATCAACTTCTTCTGGTTCTCGTGCATCAGCGGCGGCTTTTTGGTCATCTCCTGCATCTGTTGCTAAGCCATTGGCGGCACCTGCTTCATCGCGTGCACTGTATTTAAAATCCCAAGAGGTACATTGTTTTTCATGGATGACAACGACGGGCAGTGTTTCACCAGTGATGGCTTTGCCTTCACCCCGTTTAGCCAAAACAAGCTTGCCATCAACGGGTTTTGCTACCGCATCATAGTCTTCTGCAAGGCGTGTGGCAAAAGCCATATCGCTCTCAGAAGTTTGATCAATGTGACGCACAACAATTTTTGCAAGAGCAGGATCAACTTTGGGGGTATAGCCATTGCGCTGTGCTATCTCTTGAATGATATTGCCAAGGGTTTGCTGGTGATAGGATTGGCTTTTGGGTGTTCTATAAGACGTGTTCATGGAGGCGGCGCGTCCTGTCACGCTTAAGCTTTGTGGGGGGCTGCTTACAGAGATTTCATCAATCAGATAGGCTCCCATATCCCGATTTTTACCGCCTTCATAGCCAAGTGTGACAGAAATGATTGTTCCGATGAGAGGAATATCAAGAAAGCCATTGTCGCTCTCACGCGCGCGGTCATCAAGTTCTATGGTGATGCGGTCGCTTTTATCTTCTGCTTCATCCGTAATTTCAATCGACAAAACATAGTCCATAAGTATGCGTGTAATATCTTCTCCATTTGCCATTACTGTGCAAAAAGGTTTCATGATTGGCTGCCCCAAATTCTAATCACCGGTGTGGCTTTGGGATAGGGGAGGATTGGCAAAACGATTGTGATGCCTGCTTTTAAAATCGGTCCATAGTCTGCAAGACCAAAATTTGCTGCATAAACGTGTTCAACAGCAAGAGCTTGTTGACCCTTGGCATAATATCTCCAGCAAATGGCATCAACCATATCGCCTTCTTTTGTCACGTAAAGATCACTCATAGCTCTTCACCATATTCTCTCAATTTTATTGTAAATTCTTGTTTT from Bartonella kosoyi encodes the following:
- a CDS encoding contractile injection system protein, VgrG/Pvc8 family translates to MKPFCTVMANGEDITRILMDYVLSIEITDEAEDKSDRITIELDDRARESDNGFLDIPLIGTIISVTLGYEGGKNRDMGAYLIDEISVSSPPQSLSVTGRAASMNTSYRTPKSQSYHQQTLGNIIQEIAQRNGYTPKVDPALAKIVVRHIDQTSESDMAFATRLAEDYDAVAKPVDGKLVLAKRGEGKAITGETLPVVVIHEKQCTSWDFKYSARDEAGAANGLATDAGDDQKAAADAREPEEVDDSEDVIHMDKSDAPNLPKAETEAKTPENQEQEEEKKGGVLATYHDIRTGEKKEVKVGQAPFHELKYTYHNQSEAVAAIAAYRNKSSRGKSSFSCDIGGDPFVQAEAKLVHEPPFRPYIPAEWRIKSVKHKLDKTGGYTTKIDCELFDETQEDAAKNVANTTPDKDDTLDPNAPPNACDEGEGVIHMDEEDR
- a CDS encoding tail protein X — its product is MSDLYVTKEGDMVDAICWRYYAKGQQALAVEHVYAANFGLADYGPILKAGITIVLPILPYPKATPVIRIWGSQS